In the Victivallis sp. Marseille-Q1083 genome, one interval contains:
- a CDS encoding DUF1848 domain-containing protein, protein MIVSASRRTDIPAFFGDWLFRRLGDGYYLVRHPRNPQLVRKVTLTPEAVDCLVFWTKNPQPLLERLPELDRWGRPYYFLFTLTPYDRHIEPHLPAKRELLRCFAALADRIGPDRVVWRYDPILFAGPIDSAWHIGQFSRLARQLAPHTRKCIISFLDLVPKCRSRIAGIGGYDPADSVKIELAGHLASIAGAYGLPVESCAEPLPLAAGGVQPCSCIDRRLIARLCGAEVAADKDKNQRRECGCLESLDIGAYDTCRHGCLYCYAASRQLPLDDCDPASPFLSGNARPDDRIVAAPTGSCLCFQPDLGI, encoded by the coding sequence ATGATCGTCAGCGCCAGCCGGCGGACCGATATCCCGGCCTTTTTCGGCGACTGGCTGTTCCGCCGGCTGGGGGATGGTTACTATCTGGTCCGCCACCCGCGCAATCCGCAATTGGTGCGCAAAGTGACGTTGACGCCGGAAGCGGTCGACTGTCTGGTGTTCTGGACCAAGAATCCGCAGCCGCTGCTGGAGCGCTTGCCGGAACTCGACCGGTGGGGGAGACCCTATTATTTTTTGTTCACCCTGACGCCGTATGACCGGCATATCGAACCGCATTTGCCGGCAAAACGTGAACTGCTGCGCTGCTTTGCCGCGCTGGCGGACCGGATCGGGCCGGATCGGGTCGTCTGGCGTTATGACCCGATCCTGTTTGCCGGGCCGATCGACAGCGCCTGGCATATCGGACAATTTTCCCGCCTGGCGCGTCAATTGGCGCCGCATACCCGGAAGTGCATCATCAGTTTTCTGGATCTGGTGCCGAAATGCCGGAGCCGGATTGCCGGTATCGGAGGTTATGATCCGGCGGATTCGGTAAAAATCGAACTGGCCGGACATCTGGCGTCAATTGCCGGAGCATATGGGCTGCCGGTGGAAAGCTGCGCCGAGCCATTGCCCCTGGCTGCCGGCGGGGTTCAGCCCTGCAGTTGCATCGACCGCCGGCTGATTGCCCGGCTCTGCGGCGCCGAAGTGGCGGCGGATAAAGACAAAAATCAGCGCCGGGAATGCGGCTGTCTGGAAAGTCTGGACATCGGCGCGTATGATACTTGCCGGCACGGGTGTTTGTACTGTTATGCCGCTTCCCGTCAACTGCCATTGGATGATTGCGATCCGGCTTCGCCGTTTTTAAGCGGCAACGCCCGGCCGGATGACCGGATTGTCGCGGCCCCGACCGGGAGTTGCTTGTGTTTTCAGCCGGATTTAGGAATTTAA
- a CDS encoding glycoside hydrolase domain-containing protein — translation MTNIACRIAALLMLGGITAKAADNFLSIPTLPQPPTIDGTLSPGEWEVSGQLNAFRPADRSTRPAGAVRQRAWLTADAERFYLAFQTSGQNPTKISTSLTERDAAIYSEESMELHLAFDGTAEHKIQLVVNPAGIIFDKRGNDVAWNGDWQVRTSLNEQGWNLELSIPWSSLGLESPPADTARMLVVHNATTDSGISSYTWSQPLTNFHNITAYPSVAFNAGGLTGSLEPVTFADEMPQLTWQLRNTDDRPHAARATLDFVRSGIIRDDYPPITREVTVEPHGTAQLELSPQLKLSEPVEARLSLTDLTGNREVFYYQAPLEYLPDYPISLVAKNYLPAGRCRLIASSRLPDETVVAYRLLTPSGQTAAEGDFTVRNHNGETEFAVTVTEGGDYRLQAEAVLPDGSPATFSQELPVLKNPEWLGNQCGLAHQVMPPYTPVTFTGEALHCLAGSYQFGNTNLPTQISSEGVPLLAAPIQLLADRNGATIDLSAGRLQPGEAAEDRIELAGSNAIDGLAYRAELSMEEDGFLWYELTLLPDRPQTLDRLALQIPFRPEIAEYIYPIDFTWNNYARTLDGDWHSAFRPVVTVYNDDRGLAWYAESMENWNCAAAEPLQLRPTAEGSVFSVALIDQPTVIDRPLKIGFGLQITPPKPYDARERRRRLTHWAGYDENLRDHLGTGALVYTPAEKFNPEAGTLVMTLRPEFPGGNTEIFSVSDSHGSLFRLFRQGGTGSWVGEQTTPDGDKLLFDTADLGLPADRINRQWTQLALCWDAGTVRLYENGREIGQAAASGLFGRPAENTEIRLCFGTTKVQADSSFQLRDLALFNRTTEPAAWQELSPDTAGVVLCENAGAAFQQYRTPGGGERFGVLSEVEIDGVKCWQLFNTFTDYRLGSGARYANMHQDWGKNYGDPYPADERRIKALHELVDHFHRRGGQLGLYYGGGVGDNAPMSRYFHELWVSEPDSRWGPDSNWNSGWINYLDPAFSASCVGADCWTDFIAFHAHKMIREFGTDGDYYEGAMFSGDCRNTAHGCGWIDRDGNLRDSFPLRKLHRHGKRLYQILMSRQADGLIFNHYSGNLMPLAGAWSHRLLLGEEYMIHQPGFQVDLPDFRAKFYGRQFGAPVEFLVYLNNPFQFREGLAYTLLHDINYSAYTLPALEGLVPVWRIFDRMNCENAEWLPYWHNRRQVRLSPQDPRIVCSLYLNAGESALAVVGNLTDEPQSVSVEIDPALLQFPGNTFSAAEMEWRRDLPVNDGKITIDIPARDVRLIGITPGKTLPVK, via the coding sequence ATGACAAACATTGCCTGCCGAATCGCCGCCCTGCTGATGCTGGGCGGCATCACCGCCAAAGCTGCCGACAACTTCTTGAGCATTCCGACTTTACCGCAACCACCGACAATCGACGGGACACTTTCTCCCGGCGAATGGGAGGTATCCGGCCAACTGAACGCGTTCCGGCCGGCCGACCGTTCCACCCGGCCGGCCGGCGCGGTACGCCAGCGGGCCTGGCTGACCGCCGATGCCGAACGGTTCTATCTCGCGTTTCAAACCTCCGGCCAGAATCCGACCAAAATATCGACTTCGCTGACCGAACGCGACGCCGCAATTTATTCCGAAGAATCAATGGAACTGCACCTCGCCTTCGATGGAACGGCGGAACACAAAATCCAACTGGTCGTCAATCCGGCCGGAATCATTTTCGACAAGCGCGGCAACGATGTCGCCTGGAACGGCGACTGGCAAGTTCGCACCTCCCTCAACGAGCAAGGCTGGAATCTGGAATTGAGCATTCCGTGGTCTTCGCTCGGCCTGGAATCGCCGCCGGCGGATACCGCCAGGATGCTGGTGGTCCACAATGCGACGACCGACAGCGGAATCAGCAGCTACACCTGGAGTCAGCCTTTGACCAATTTCCACAATATCACCGCTTATCCGTCCGTTGCCTTTAATGCCGGAGGCCTGACCGGCAGCCTGGAGCCGGTCACTTTTGCCGATGAAATGCCGCAGTTGACCTGGCAGCTCCGCAATACGGACGACCGTCCTCACGCCGCGCGGGCCACATTGGATTTCGTCCGCAGCGGCATCATCCGCGACGATTATCCGCCGATCACCCGGGAGGTGACGGTCGAACCGCACGGCACCGCCCAACTGGAACTGTCCCCGCAATTGAAGCTCAGCGAACCGGTCGAAGCCAGACTCTCGCTGACCGACCTGACCGGCAACCGGGAAGTTTTCTATTACCAAGCGCCGCTGGAATATCTGCCGGACTACCCGATTTCGCTGGTTGCGAAAAACTATCTGCCGGCCGGCCGCTGCCGGCTGATCGCCTCCAGCCGGCTGCCCGACGAGACCGTCGTCGCCTACCGGTTGCTGACCCCTTCCGGCCAAACGGCGGCCGAAGGCGATTTCACCGTCCGCAACCACAATGGGGAAACCGAATTCGCCGTCACCGTGACCGAAGGGGGCGACTACCGGCTGCAGGCGGAAGCGGTGCTGCCGGACGGTTCCCCGGCGACGTTCTCCCAGGAGCTGCCGGTGCTGAAAAACCCGGAATGGCTCGGCAACCAGTGCGGACTGGCCCATCAGGTCATGCCGCCCTATACGCCGGTGACGTTCACCGGCGAGGCGCTGCACTGCCTGGCCGGCAGTTACCAGTTTGGGAACACCAATCTGCCGACCCAGATCAGCAGCGAAGGCGTCCCGCTGCTGGCCGCTCCGATTCAACTGCTGGCCGACCGGAACGGCGCCACAATCGACCTGTCCGCCGGCAGACTTCAGCCCGGCGAGGCCGCCGAGGACCGGATCGAACTGGCCGGCTCCAACGCGATAGACGGCCTGGCCTACCGGGCGGAACTGTCGATGGAGGAGGACGGTTTTCTCTGGTATGAATTGACCCTCCTGCCGGACCGGCCGCAGACCCTGGACCGCCTGGCGCTGCAGATTCCGTTCCGCCCGGAAATTGCCGAATACATCTATCCGATCGATTTCACCTGGAACAATTACGCCCGGACGCTGGACGGCGACTGGCATTCCGCCTTCAGACCGGTCGTCACGGTTTACAACGACGACCGCGGCCTGGCCTGGTATGCCGAATCGATGGAAAATTGGAATTGCGCCGCCGCCGAACCGCTGCAATTGCGCCCGACTGCAGAGGGCAGCGTATTCAGCGTCGCCCTGATCGATCAGCCGACCGTCATCGACCGGCCGCTGAAGATCGGTTTCGGCCTGCAGATCACCCCGCCGAAGCCATATGACGCGCGGGAACGCCGCCGCCGGCTGACCCATTGGGCCGGTTACGACGAAAACCTTCGCGACCACCTCGGCACCGGCGCCCTGGTCTACACCCCCGCCGAAAAGTTCAATCCGGAAGCCGGAACGCTGGTCATGACGCTGCGGCCGGAATTCCCCGGCGGCAATACGGAAATCTTCTCCGTTTCCGACTCCCACGGCAGCCTGTTCCGGCTGTTCCGGCAGGGCGGCACCGGCAGTTGGGTCGGCGAACAGACCACGCCAGACGGGGACAAATTGCTGTTCGATACGGCGGACCTCGGCCTGCCGGCCGATCGAATCAACCGACAGTGGACGCAGCTGGCGCTCTGCTGGGATGCCGGGACGGTCCGGCTTTACGAGAACGGCCGGGAAATCGGCCAGGCCGCGGCCAGCGGCCTGTTCGGCCGCCCGGCGGAAAATACCGAAATCCGGCTCTGCTTCGGCACGACCAAAGTACAGGCCGACAGCAGCTTTCAATTGCGCGACCTGGCGCTGTTCAACCGGACGACTGAACCGGCGGCATGGCAGGAGCTCTCGCCGGACACCGCCGGCGTCGTCCTCTGCGAAAATGCCGGCGCGGCATTTCAGCAATACCGGACGCCCGGCGGCGGCGAACGGTTCGGCGTGCTCTCCGAAGTCGAAATCGACGGCGTCAAGTGCTGGCAACTGTTCAACACCTTCACCGATTACCGGCTCGGCAGCGGCGCGCGCTACGCTAATATGCATCAGGACTGGGGTAAAAACTACGGCGATCCCTACCCGGCCGATGAACGGCGCATCAAAGCGTTGCATGAACTGGTCGACCACTTCCACCGCCGCGGCGGCCAGCTCGGGCTCTATTACGGCGGTGGAGTCGGCGACAACGCGCCGATGAGCCGTTACTTCCACGAACTGTGGGTGTCGGAACCGGACAGCCGCTGGGGGCCGGATTCCAACTGGAACAGCGGTTGGATCAATTACCTCGATCCCGCCTTTTCCGCCAGTTGCGTCGGCGCGGATTGCTGGACGGATTTCATCGCCTTTCATGCCCACAAAATGATCCGGGAATTTGGCACCGACGGCGATTATTATGAAGGCGCGATGTTCTCCGGCGATTGCCGCAACACCGCCCACGGCTGCGGCTGGATCGACCGAGACGGCAATTTACGCGACAGCTTCCCGCTGCGCAAACTCCATCGGCACGGCAAACGTCTCTATCAGATTCTGATGTCGCGTCAAGCGGACGGCTTGATCTTCAACCACTATTCCGGCAACCTGATGCCGCTGGCCGGCGCCTGGAGCCATCGGCTGCTGCTCGGCGAGGAGTACATGATTCACCAACCGGGCTTCCAGGTCGACCTGCCGGATTTCCGCGCCAAATTCTACGGACGGCAATTCGGTGCGCCGGTGGAATTCCTGGTCTATTTGAACAACCCGTTCCAATTCCGGGAAGGACTGGCATACACGCTGCTGCACGACATCAATTACAGTGCCTATACGCTTCCCGCCCTGGAGGGACTGGTGCCGGTCTGGCGGATTTTCGACCGGATGAATTGTGAAAACGCCGAATGGCTGCCGTATTGGCACAACCGGCGGCAGGTCCGGCTTTCGCCGCAGGATCCGCGGATCGTCTGCAGTCTGTATTTGAATGCGGGAGAATCGGCGTTGGCCGTCGTCGGCAATTTGACGGACGAACCGCAAAGTGTTTCGGTGGAAATCGATCCGGCGCTGCTGCAATTTCCGGGCAACACCTTCTCCGCCGCCGAAATGGAATGGCGGCGGGACCTGCCGGTGAATGACGGCAAAATCACCATCGACATTCCGGCCCGGGACGTCCGGCTGATCGGCATTACACCAGGAAAAACCCTACCCGTCAAATAG
- a CDS encoding type II secretion system protein: MTKKNFTLIELLVVIAIIAILASMLLPALGKAKAKAIAIKCVGNLKQVTLGAHMYGGDNDDRFPANSYWDNTTGGALYYPYYLSSYVGGNSDDLFLQGMQATTAEVFWCPVTYDWMDSTARKYNWGVPVDGKKMCSGPGYGVNWALDSYFSSLWFDNAYPGKFSAVRNPSGQLYFIETHNNDIADTDPDYSTSLKHVATTGSAAYDAHGQRATGSHVDGSVQSFNQGASDASNGGLLIPWDADCDGI, encoded by the coding sequence ATGACAAAAAAGAATTTCACATTGATCGAACTGCTGGTCGTGATCGCCATCATCGCCATTCTTGCCAGCATGCTGCTGCCGGCGCTGGGCAAAGCCAAAGCCAAGGCGATCGCCATCAAATGCGTCGGCAACCTCAAGCAGGTGACGCTGGGGGCGCATATGTACGGCGGTGACAACGACGACCGTTTCCCGGCCAACAGTTACTGGGACAACACGACCGGCGGCGCGTTATATTACCCGTATTATCTGAGCAGTTACGTCGGCGGCAACAGCGATGACCTGTTTCTGCAGGGAATGCAGGCTACTACCGCGGAAGTATTCTGGTGTCCGGTCACTTACGACTGGATGGATAGCACCGCAAGGAAATACAACTGGGGCGTGCCGGTCGACGGCAAAAAGATGTGTTCCGGTCCGGGCTACGGCGTCAACTGGGCACTGGACAGTTATTTCAGTAGCCTCTGGTTCGATAATGCTTATCCGGGCAAATTTTCAGCGGTCAGGAATCCTTCCGGCCAACTTTACTTCATCGAAACCCATAACAACGACATTGCCGACACCGATCCGGACTACAGCACCAGCCTGAAGCATGTCGCCACCACCGGCTCCGCCGCCTATGACGCCCACGGTCAGCGGGCAACCGGTTCACACGTTGACGGCAGCGTCCAATCATTCAATCAGGGCGCTTCGGACGCTTCCAACGGGGGACTGCTGATCCCGTGGGATGCCGACTGTGACGGCATTTGA
- a CDS encoding AAC(3) family N-acetyltransferase — protein sequence MGLNEGELQEMFRRLGIRAGDLVTAHSSFKRIGPVDGGPGTVLKALLQTVGPTGTVILPSFTFSLAAINDPLWIYEETPSCVGILSELFRQQYGEYRSIHFTHSFSARGPLSRELTAHPLEMTPCGWESPLGKFLRRNGKILLIGVSLNTCTAIHVIEEHCRVPYVEFVPRPDARYQKEGVIRPLPSFGVKPFTYDFERLRQPLINGRALNSGKLGTAETLLIDGGGLLEIGDRLLRRNPVLLHAEPSD from the coding sequence ATGGGATTGAACGAAGGCGAATTGCAGGAAATGTTCCGCCGCCTGGGCATCCGGGCCGGCGATTTGGTGACGGCGCACAGTTCGTTCAAAAGGATCGGGCCGGTCGACGGCGGACCGGGTACAGTACTGAAAGCGTTGTTGCAGACCGTCGGTCCGACCGGAACCGTCATTTTGCCGTCATTTACTTTCAGTTTGGCGGCAATCAACGACCCGTTATGGATTTACGAAGAGACACCGTCCTGCGTCGGCATTCTCAGCGAACTCTTCCGGCAGCAATATGGCGAATATCGCAGCATTCATTTCACCCATTCTTTTTCGGCCCGGGGGCCACTCAGCCGGGAATTGACGGCACACCCGCTGGAAATGACGCCTTGCGGCTGGGAGTCGCCGCTCGGAAAATTCCTGCGCCGCAACGGCAAAATCCTGCTGATCGGCGTTTCGCTCAACACCTGTACGGCAATCCATGTCATCGAAGAACATTGCCGGGTGCCTTACGTCGAATTCGTGCCGCGTCCCGATGCCCGTTATCAGAAAGAGGGCGTCATTCGCCCGTTGCCTTCATTCGGCGTCAAACCGTTCACCTATGATTTCGAACGATTGCGGCAGCCGTTGATCAATGGCAGGGCTTTGAATTCAGGAAAACTCGGAACGGCGGAAACGCTGCTGATCGATGGCGGCGGACTGCTGGAAATCGGCGACCGGCTGCTCCGGCGGAATCCGGTTCTGCTTCATGCCGAACCGTCCGATTGA
- a CDS encoding adenosylmethionine--8-amino-7-oxononanoate transaminase has protein sequence MNLPELEKFDREHVWHPYTSMRHPPVTFPVASAFGTRLTLADGRTLIDGVSSWWSACHGYNHPAINQALHRQLDQLPHVMFGGLTHQPAVELAARLLELAPEGLTKLFFADSGSISVEVAIKMAMQYQLGSGRAERRRLLTVRGGYHGDTLGTMALCDPTEGMHAFFGGVLAEHFFAPAPACPFEAPCREKDIAELAALLERHQHEIAAVILEPVLQGAGGMRIYSPQYLVRLRELCDRYDILLILDEIATGFGRTGRLFAAQYAGIAPDIMCVGKGLTGGFLTLAATLCSDRVAAGIAAGPVGALMHGPTFMANALASAAALASLKLFGEYDWQSRVKAIERQLKTELAAAVQSPAVKEVRVLGAVGVIEMRSPVDAPALQQFSVDHGVWLRPFGSVIYTMPQFVIEPEELSRITAVMCLAAAAEAAKKPERSFC, from the coding sequence ATGAATCTGCCAGAGCTGGAAAAATTCGACCGTGAACACGTATGGCATCCCTATACCTCGATGCGGCATCCTCCAGTCACCTTTCCGGTGGCCTCCGCCTTCGGGACGCGTCTGACCTTGGCGGACGGCCGGACTTTGATCGACGGAGTCAGCTCCTGGTGGTCGGCCTGCCACGGTTACAACCATCCGGCCATCAACCAGGCGCTTCACCGGCAACTCGACCAATTGCCGCATGTGATGTTCGGCGGGCTGACCCATCAGCCGGCGGTGGAGCTGGCGGCCCGGCTGCTGGAGCTGGCGCCGGAAGGGCTGACGAAACTGTTTTTTGCCGATTCCGGCTCGATCAGCGTCGAAGTGGCGATCAAGATGGCGATGCAGTATCAGCTCGGCAGCGGCCGGGCCGAGCGGCGGCGATTGTTGACGGTGCGGGGCGGATATCACGGCGATACGCTCGGCACGATGGCGTTGTGCGATCCGACCGAAGGGATGCACGCTTTTTTCGGCGGCGTGCTAGCTGAACATTTTTTCGCTCCGGCGCCGGCCTGCCCTTTCGAGGCGCCATGCCGGGAAAAGGACATTGCCGAACTTGCGGCCCTGCTGGAGCGGCACCAGCACGAAATTGCCGCCGTCATTCTGGAGCCGGTGCTGCAGGGGGCCGGCGGCATGCGGATTTATTCGCCGCAATATCTGGTCAGACTCCGTGAACTGTGCGACCGTTACGACATCCTGTTGATTCTGGATGAGATTGCGACCGGTTTCGGCCGGACCGGCCGGCTGTTCGCTGCCCAGTATGCCGGGATTGCGCCGGACATCATGTGCGTCGGCAAAGGCTTGACCGGCGGGTTTCTGACTTTGGCGGCGACGCTGTGCAGCGACCGGGTGGCCGCCGGCATCGCGGCCGGGCCGGTCGGGGCGCTGATGCACGGACCGACATTCATGGCCAATGCGCTGGCTTCCGCCGCGGCGTTGGCCTCTTTGAAACTTTTCGGCGAATATGACTGGCAGAGCCGGGTGAAAGCAATCGAACGGCAGTTGAAAACGGAATTGGCGGCCGCGGTGCAATCGCCGGCGGTAAAGGAAGTCCGGGTGCTTGGCGCGGTCGGCGTCATCGAAATGCGTTCTCCGGTGGATGCGCCGGCGCTCCAGCAGTTCAGCGTCGACCACGGGGTTTGGCTGCGGCCGTTCGGTTCGGTGATTTATACGATGCCGCAATTCGTCATCGAACCGGAAGAGCTCAGCCGGATCACGGCAGTCATGTGTCTGGCTGCCGCGGCGGAAGCGGCAAAGAAGCCGGAGCGTTCTTTCTGTTGA
- a CDS encoding putative quinol monooxygenase → MIHVIARIEVKEGKLDEFLAIFKANIPNVIAEKGCHGYTPCLDVATGLPPQVNYNAGCVTILECWESREHLAAHLATPHMIRYGEAVKELVKNMELTVVTPA, encoded by the coding sequence ATGATTCATGTCATTGCCCGCATCGAAGTGAAGGAAGGGAAACTTGACGAATTCCTGGCGATCTTCAAGGCCAATATTCCAAATGTCATCGCCGAAAAGGGGTGTCATGGTTACACGCCGTGCCTTGACGTCGCCACCGGTTTGCCGCCGCAAGTCAATTACAATGCCGGCTGCGTCACCATCCTGGAATGCTGGGAGTCCCGGGAGCATCTTGCCGCTCATCTCGCTACGCCGCATATGATCCGCTATGGCGAAGCGGTGAAGGAGCTGGTCAAAAACATGGAGCTGACCGTAGTCACGCCGGCCTGA
- a CDS encoding cell division protein FtsQ/DivIB — protein MARTAAKTTAPAVKRENKRYLRGIILIAVVFCCFGLLALGCWQFKKLLFEHNDHFLLRRVVIDSPGWWGKTEDSRNRLLSKLQLNVKEDNLFSYQLPKLRQLLCSIPSIESAQVERILPDTLKLTISERIPRAFLGNSQSNLVLDFSGMVMSKDECVEINPRMPVIFGHPTEGVTPGTRLPQLQPVLEVISEALMNFGDFRIVAIRISQTDAIQLKLFYKDSRLYNVLMPPGNANYYLNMLQSAIEEALRTNNRKPNANLTYDGGVVFTDDPIGI, from the coding sequence ATGGCCAGAACTGCTGCCAAAACGACGGCTCCCGCCGTCAAACGGGAAAATAAACGCTATCTGCGCGGCATCATTCTGATCGCCGTGGTTTTCTGCTGCTTCGGATTGCTGGCGCTCGGTTGCTGGCAGTTCAAAAAACTGCTGTTCGAGCATAACGATCATTTCCTGCTGCGGCGGGTCGTCATCGACAGCCCGGGCTGGTGGGGCAAGACAGAGGACAGCCGCAACCGGCTGCTCAGCAAACTGCAACTCAACGTCAAAGAAGACAATCTCTTCTCTTATCAACTGCCTAAATTGCGCCAGTTGCTCTGTTCCATCCCGAGCATCGAAAGTGCCCAGGTGGAGCGCATCCTGCCGGACACGCTGAAGCTGACGATTTCCGAGCGAATCCCCCGCGCCTTTCTCGGCAATTCCCAGTCCAATTTGGTGCTGGATTTCAGCGGCATGGTGATGTCCAAAGACGAGTGTGTCGAAATCAATCCCCGCATGCCGGTGATTTTCGGCCATCCCACCGAAGGAGTTACCCCCGGCACCCGGCTGCCGCAACTGCAGCCGGTGCTGGAAGTGATCAGTGAAGCGCTGATGAATTTCGGTGATTTCCGAATCGTCGCCATCCGGATCTCCCAGACCGATGCCATTCAACTCAAACTGTTTTACAAGGACAGCCGGCTCTACAATGTGCTGATGCCGCCGGGCAACGCCAACTACTATTTGAACATGCTGCAGAGCGCCATCGAAGAAGCCTTGCGCACCAACAATCGGAAACCGAACGCCAATCTGACCTACGACGGCGGCGTCGTTTTCACCGACGATCCCATCGGCATCTGA
- a CDS encoding prepilin-type N-terminal cleavage/methylation domain-containing protein, whose protein sequence is MKRNFTLIELLVVIAIIAILASMLLPALGKAKARAVAIKCTGNLKQIGLAVFMYSDDSDDWFPAANEKDNWRSPWPVTFMDNQYLTAVEAMQCPAAAKHVQKDDDNWNDFISGGQTPSYGLNWRSFGYNHGFPNNLEWLGCKRSQIGSFGSESSLILIGDGINQSEAPGMTDNSHVIAWGSVWPYGDHGEWYMPHTRHGVHANFVFADGHADKLVTDEIMQADQYWNPCRNRQGVFCNFY, encoded by the coding sequence ATGAAACGAAATTTTACACTGATTGAACTTTTGGTTGTGATCGCTATTATTGCGATTCTTGCCAGTATGCTGTTGCCGGCCCTGGGCAAAGCGAAGGCCAGGGCGGTCGCCATCAAATGCACCGGCAATCTCAAACAGATCGGACTGGCCGTATTCATGTATTCGGATGATTCGGACGACTGGTTTCCGGCTGCGAATGAAAAAGACAACTGGCGTTCTCCGTGGCCGGTGACGTTCATGGACAATCAGTATTTGACGGCGGTGGAGGCGATGCAGTGTCCGGCGGCGGCGAAACATGTTCAAAAAGACGATGACAACTGGAATGATTTCATTTCCGGCGGTCAGACACCCAGCTACGGGCTCAACTGGCGCTCATTCGGCTACAACCACGGTTTTCCGAACAATCTGGAGTGGCTGGGATGCAAGCGCAGTCAGATCGGTTCGTTTGGCAGCGAGAGCAGTTTGATTCTGATCGGTGACGGCATCAATCAATCCGAAGCGCCCGGAATGACGGACAACAGCCACGTCATCGCCTGGGGCAGTGTCTGGCCGTATGGCGATCATGGGGAGTGGTATATGCCGCATACCCGCCACGGCGTGCATGCCAATTTCGTCTTTGCCGACGGGCACGCCGACAAGTTGGTCACCGATGAAATCATGCAGGCGGACCAATATTGGAATCCCTGCCGCAACCGTCAGGGCGTGTTCTGCAATTTCTATTGA
- a CDS encoding substrate-binding domain-containing protein produces the protein MTDKENFDAERFFHPAISLDSGSREPRPEQLFRQLSTQLKRLGPAGAGRPLLPERRLAEELKVDRTLVHKIYQKLQAEGLLERPPGGRRYLIVPSPCTEAVPKALGILLPRPFSEYFNGAINWYMRRCFYSGIVDRATELAYSLRILSLPRGEVLQPEAMRTVRAIRNEVRGVVHFGELSYEREVGFETLLAERELPQVFLAAECRQEHVGVVGYDEEQFLNELVQYLKETAHRRLALVQPLYERHHIYCHYDLGNLLEYVEPLRARGVEIRDEWLLHFNDFCAGKKLADMIRRAIDQPKGPTIFLCHDDETAFEVIKILGEERVPRDFSVIGIFDQPECRTSEPSLTSFQLPFYECGRRAVEMLHDGWQNGIPPEKRRLKLPVRLMTRASVASLRPILALVQ, from the coding sequence ATGACCGACAAAGAGAATTTTGACGCGGAGCGTTTTTTTCATCCGGCCATTTCACTGGATTCCGGGAGCCGCGAGCCCAGGCCGGAGCAATTGTTCCGGCAATTGTCTACCCAATTGAAGCGGCTGGGGCCGGCCGGGGCCGGGCGGCCGCTTCTGCCGGAACGGCGGCTGGCGGAAGAATTGAAAGTGGACCGTACGCTGGTCCACAAAATCTATCAGAAACTGCAGGCGGAAGGTTTGCTGGAGCGGCCGCCCGGCGGCCGGCGTTACCTGATCGTGCCCTCCCCGTGTACCGAAGCGGTGCCGAAAGCATTGGGAATTTTGTTGCCGCGGCCGTTTTCGGAATATTTCAACGGGGCGATCAACTGGTATATGCGGCGCTGTTTCTACAGCGGGATTGTCGACCGGGCGACGGAATTGGCTTATTCGTTGCGCATTCTGTCACTGCCGCGCGGCGAAGTGTTGCAGCCGGAAGCGATGCGGACGGTGCGGGCGATCCGAAACGAAGTGCGCGGCGTCGTCCATTTCGGTGAATTGAGCTACGAGCGGGAAGTCGGATTCGAAACGTTGCTGGCGGAACGGGAGTTGCCGCAGGTGTTTCTGGCGGCGGAGTGCCGTCAGGAACATGTCGGCGTGGTCGGTTATGACGAGGAGCAGTTTCTGAATGAGCTGGTGCAGTATTTGAAGGAAACCGCCCACCGGCGGCTGGCGCTGGTGCAGCCACTGTACGAGCGCCACCATATTTACTGCCATTATGATTTGGGAAACCTGCTGGAATACGTGGAACCGCTGCGTGCCCGCGGGGTGGAAATCCGGGACGAATGGCTGCTGCATTTCAATGATTTCTGCGCCGGTAAGAAATTGGCCGATATGATTCGCCGGGCGATCGACCAGCCGAAGGGGCCGACCATTTTTCTGTGTCACGACGATGAAACCGCTTTTGAAGTGATCAAAATTCTGGGAGAGGAGCGGGTGCCGCGGGATTTTTCGGTCATCGGTATTTTCGATCAGCCGGAGTGCCGGACTTCGGAACCGTCGCTGACCTCTTTTCAATTGCCGTTTTACGAATGCGGCCGCCGGGCGGTGGAAATGCTGCACGACGGCTGGCAAAACGGGATTCCGCCGGAAAAACGCCGGCTCAAACTGCCGGTTCGGCTGATGACCCGGGCGTCGGTGGCGTCGCTGCGGCCGATTCTGGCGCTGGTGCAGTAG